From a single Pirellulales bacterium genomic region:
- a CDS encoding tetratricopeptide repeat protein — translation MWNRLSLVTAGLLLATGGAGALAQHHGYGSAGMAQHHGLAGGAGPYFGFGVGYPLLCPYLYGWPVAPWYGGYALPPVVVPANAWFGPQALAQFYGWPNTGTAPPPSVPDIVPRVMRTNAELPDVEDGEKPAGLKVRVANAEATARARQFIEYGDARFRQQEFSEAQQRYRKASEAAPNLAEAYFREALAQIALGRYAPAMKSVRRGMALDPDWPTSRFRVDQIYGENRAAKQMHLEQLATAAEKHPENADLIFLLAVELFFDEQPSRAKTFFKRAGQLGTEDHLVRAFLDAIPRERPPAGEDL, via the coding sequence CTGCCGGCCTGTTGCTGGCGACGGGCGGTGCCGGCGCGCTGGCCCAGCATCACGGTTATGGGTCGGCAGGCATGGCGCAACACCACGGGCTGGCCGGCGGGGCCGGCCCGTACTTTGGCTTCGGCGTTGGCTACCCCTTGCTCTGTCCGTATTTGTACGGCTGGCCCGTCGCGCCCTGGTACGGCGGTTATGCGCTGCCGCCCGTGGTCGTACCGGCCAACGCCTGGTTCGGTCCGCAGGCGCTGGCTCAATTCTATGGCTGGCCGAATACGGGCACGGCGCCCCCGCCAAGCGTTCCCGACATCGTGCCGCGAGTAATGAGGACAAATGCCGAACTGCCCGACGTCGAAGATGGTGAGAAGCCGGCCGGGCTGAAAGTGCGTGTGGCCAACGCCGAGGCGACCGCGCGGGCGCGGCAGTTTATCGAATATGGCGACGCCCGATTTCGACAACAGGAGTTTTCGGAAGCGCAGCAGCGCTATCGCAAAGCGAGCGAAGCGGCGCCGAACCTGGCCGAAGCGTATTTTCGCGAGGCGCTGGCGCAAATCGCGCTGGGCCGATACGCCCCGGCCATGAAATCTGTCCGGCGCGGCATGGCACTCGATCCTGACTGGCCGACGAGCCGGTTTCGCGTCGATCAGATCTATGGCGAGAACCGTGCCGCCAAGCAAATGCACCTGGAGCAGTTGGCCACCGCGGCGGAAAAGCATCCCGAAAACGCGGATCTGATATTCCTGCTGGCCGTGGAGCTTTTCTTCGACGAACAGCCCTCGCGGGCCAAGACGTTTTTCAAGCGTGCCGGCCAGTTGGGCACGGAAGACCATTTGGTGCGGGCATTTTTGGATGCGATTCCGCGAGAGCGGCCGCCGGCGGGCGAAGACTTGTGA